The Roseovarius indicus genome has a segment encoding these proteins:
- a CDS encoding CaiB/BaiF CoA transferase family protein, translating into MLDGIRIVEVEGLGPGPFAGMMLADMGAEVIVIHRPASTNPTGSGASLLDRGKKSITLDLKDREDLATARALIASADALIEGFRPGVMERLGLGPDSFAESNPKLVYGRMTGWGQTGPRAMTAGHDLNYIATSGALWYAGAPGDAPITPATLVGDVGGGALYLVAGLLAGIINAGRTGQGTVVDAAIVDGSAHMMALLMSMVPSGNTVEARGQSLLDGAHWCRTYACADGAWISVQCLEPKFYAEFLSLMGLADDPAFAEQYDRALWPEQGARLAEIFADQPVAHWAGLFEGSDACVAPVLSPDAAAEDPHMKARGTWSTDGATLQPAPAPRFGGATPSPAAPPDRGADSAAIRKELADRGLLT; encoded by the coding sequence ATGCTAGACGGAATTCGCATCGTCGAGGTCGAGGGGCTGGGCCCCGGCCCGTTTGCGGGCATGATGCTGGCCGATATGGGGGCCGAGGTGATCGTGATCCACCGCCCCGCCTCGACCAACCCCACGGGCAGCGGTGCCTCGCTGCTCGACCGGGGCAAGAAATCGATCACGCTCGACCTGAAGGATCGGGAGGACCTTGCGACCGCGCGGGCGCTCATCGCCTCGGCCGACGCGTTGATCGAAGGCTTTCGCCCCGGCGTGATGGAGCGGCTCGGCCTCGGGCCCGACAGCTTTGCAGAGAGCAACCCGAAGCTCGTTTATGGCCGGATGACCGGCTGGGGCCAGACCGGCCCGCGCGCCATGACCGCCGGGCATGACCTCAACTATATCGCCACCTCGGGGGCGCTCTGGTATGCGGGCGCGCCGGGCGATGCGCCGATCACCCCGGCCACGCTGGTGGGCGACGTCGGCGGCGGCGCGCTTTACCTCGTGGCGGGTCTGCTGGCCGGGATCATCAACGCCGGGCGCACCGGACAGGGCACCGTGGTCGATGCCGCCATCGTCGACGGCTCGGCCCACATGATGGCCCTGCTGATGTCGATGGTGCCTTCGGGCAACACGGTCGAGGCGCGCGGGCAGAGCCTTCTCGACGGGGCGCATTGGTGCCGGACCTATGCCTGTGCCGACGGGGCCTGGATCAGCGTGCAATGCCTCGAGCCGAAATTCTATGCCGAGTTCCTGTCACTGATGGGCCTCGCCGACGATCCGGCGTTCGCCGAGCAATACGACCGCGCCCTGTGGCCCGAGCAGGGTGCCCGCCTCGCCGAAATCTTCGCCGACCAGCCTGTCGCCCACTGGGCCGGGCTGTTCGAGGGCTCCGACGCCTGCGTCGCCCCGGTGCTGTCGCCGGATGCAGCGGCGGAAGACCCGCACATGAAGGCCCGAGGCACCTGGTCAACGGACGGGGCCACGCTGCAACCGGCCCCTGCCCCGCGCTTTGGCGGGGCGACACCGTCGCCCGCCGCACCGCCCGACCGCGGCGCCGACAGCGCGGCCATCCGCAAGGAACTTGCGGATCGTGGGCTGCTGACCTGA
- a CDS encoding DMT family transporter: MTGIARLQNPSAGIGFILLAIVALSANDVLIKFLSGGYPLHQMVFCRSAIGILFSIVLLQLEGGWKLLRTSTPGLHALRCLMIIFANMTYFAALAVLPLAEATAAFFVAPLMITLLSIPLLGEKVGPLRIGAVVVGLLGVIIMTRPWQSDASRDVSLWVYLLPIIAAFAYALNQVLTRKLGVSSKASAMAIYIQVGFIIVSSMFWLVAGDGRFAEGVENESLVFLLRAWVWPEGTDIYLFLALGFSSSIVGYCLSAAYRIADAATIAPFEYTGLPLAILWGWLIWDDLPEPVAMMGIALILGAGLFVFLRERQKKRYIVTRKRLHRRF, translated from the coding sequence ATGACAGGGATCGCACGGCTTCAGAACCCCTCGGCGGGCATCGGTTTCATCCTGCTGGCCATCGTGGCGCTTTCCGCCAATGACGTGCTGATCAAGTTCCTGTCGGGTGGCTACCCGCTGCATCAGATGGTGTTCTGCCGCTCGGCCATCGGCATTCTTTTCAGTATCGTGCTGCTGCAACTTGAAGGCGGCTGGAAACTGCTGCGCACCTCGACGCCGGGGCTGCATGCGCTGCGCTGCCTGATGATCATCTTCGCCAACATGACCTATTTCGCCGCGCTGGCCGTGCTGCCGCTGGCCGAGGCGACGGCGGCGTTCTTCGTGGCGCCGCTGATGATCACGCTGCTGTCGATCCCGCTGCTGGGCGAGAAGGTGGGCCCGCTCAGGATCGGTGCCGTCGTGGTGGGCCTTCTGGGCGTCATCATCATGACCCGGCCCTGGCAGAGCGACGCGTCGCGCGATGTCTCTCTCTGGGTCTACCTTCTGCCGATCATCGCGGCGTTCGCCTATGCGCTGAACCAGGTGCTGACGCGCAAACTGGGGGTCAGCTCCAAGGCTTCGGCGATGGCGATCTATATCCAGGTGGGCTTCATCATCGTCAGTTCGATGTTCTGGCTGGTGGCCGGCGACGGGCGGTTTGCCGAGGGGGTGGAGAATGAAAGCCTTGTTTTCCTGCTGCGCGCCTGGGTCTGGCCGGAGGGGACGGACATCTATCTCTTCCTCGCGCTCGGCTTCAGTTCCTCCATCGTGGGCTATTGCCTGAGCGCGGCCTATCGCATTGCCGACGCGGCCACGATTGCGCCGTTCGAATATACCGGGCTGCCGCTGGCGATCCTCTGGGGGTGGCTCATCTGGGACGACCTGCCCGAGCCGGTGGCGATGATGGGCATCGCGCTCATCCTCGGGGCGGGGCTGTTCGTGTTCCTGCGCGAGCGGCAGAAGAAGCGGTATATCGTGACGCGGAAGCGGCTGCACCGGCGGTTCTGA
- a CDS encoding CoxG family protein — protein sequence MKMSDEKQINADRETVWNALTSPDVLQECVPGAQDVSGSPEEGFEATVTQKVGPVKATFKGTVTFSEMEKPEKLTLTGEGKGGAAGFAKGSAAVTLTENEGGTLLSYDVEAKVGGKLAQLGSRIVDGFAKKMADQFFSRLEEVIEGPKDEDEEQEAEKKGWLKRLIS from the coding sequence ATGAAGATGAGTGACGAAAAGCAGATCAACGCCGACCGCGAAACGGTCTGGAACGCGCTGACCAGTCCGGACGTGCTTCAGGAATGCGTGCCCGGCGCGCAAGATGTCAGCGGCTCGCCCGAAGAGGGGTTCGAGGCGACGGTCACCCAGAAGGTCGGCCCGGTGAAGGCGACGTTCAAAGGCACGGTGACGTTTTCGGAGATGGAGAAGCCCGAGAAACTGACCCTGACGGGCGAGGGCAAGGGTGGGGCGGCCGGCTTCGCCAAGGGCAGCGCCGCGGTGACCCTGACCGAGAACGAGGGCGGCACGCTTCTGTCCTACGATGTCGAGGCGAAGGTGGGCGGCAAGCTGGCCCAGCTTGGCAGCCGGATCGTCGATGGCTTCGCCAAGAAGATGGCCGACCAGTTCTTTTCCCGGCTCGAAGAGGTGATCGAGGGGCCGAAGGACGAGGACGAAGAGCAGGAGGCCGAGAAAAAAGGCTGGCTCAAGCGGCTGATTTCCTGA